CCGCGTTTCTCGCCGCCGTGCTGCCGTGGCTGGCCGAGCGGCGGGGCCTATGACGGCGGCCCCGCCGCGGTCGCCTCAGGTCTGGCTGCCGGGTCGAGGCAGCGTGGCGGTCGCCTGCTCCTCCTGCTGCGCGGTGAAGGGGGCGGCCGTCACGCCCTCCTCCGCAGCGGGGTCGGAACCGGTGCCCACGGGTTCCTGGATGCGCGTGCCGCCGCCCGAGGACTCCGACCAGCGAAGGGTGATCTCCTGGTTCGCGGGCGCGCCCGATTCGGAGCCTCCCGGGGCGTCGGACAGCTCGGTCTCGTTCGATGCCCCGGCGCCGTCGGTGCGCAGGACCTCGGTGGACTCCGCGTTCGCCGTCGGCTTCGCGAGGATGGTGGTGTGTCCGCCTGCGCCCGCCTCGGTCCCCTCGCTCGGGCGTGCCGAGGCGAGCGGCCCGTCCGGCAGTCGGAGCTGCTGGGTGGGCGGGTCGAACACGGGCGCCCCAGAGGCGGCGGACGCCTGGTTCTGCTGTGGGGCGGCGGCCTGCTGATTCTGCTGCTGCGGTGCGGGCGGCGCGAAGTGCGGCCACGGTGCGTCCGTCTCCTCCTCGAACCGCTGGATCAGCGGCAGCGAGTCGGCGAGCAGGGCGTTGATCGACCTGACCTGCTCGGCGAGGCGGGCGCGGTGCTTACGTAGCGTCTCCACCTGGTTCTGTGCCTTGCTGACCCGTCGGTTGGACTCCTCGGTGGCCTCTCGGACGCGGCGATGCGATTCGCCGGTGGCCTCCTGAAGGCGTCGGTTCGCCTCGTGCGTCGCCTCGCGGACGCGACGTTCCGCCTCGGCCTTGCTGTGCGCCTCCTGCTCTGCCAGTGCTCGCATCGCGTCGGTCCGACGGGCGGACATCGCGATCTCGAAGTCCTCGTCGACCTTGACGCGGCGGGCCTCCGCCTCGTCGTCCGCGGCCTTCCTGGCGCGGTCCGCGTCGGCGACGAGCCTGCCCGCCTCGTTCCTGGCCTCCGTCACGGTGCGTTCCGCCTCGCGGTTCGCGTTCTCCAGGACGGTGCGGTGTTCGGTCTCCATCTCCTGACGCCGATTCTCGTTCTCGGTGATCAGGCGATCGTAATGATTGCGAAGCTCGGCGATCTCCGCCTCGGACTGTGCCTTGATCTCGGCGACGTCGGACTCCGCGCGGGCGCGGATCTCGTTCGCCTCCTCCTGCGCGAGGCGCAGCATCCGCTGGAGCCGCTCGCTCATCCCCTCCAGGCTGGTCGGGGGCTGGCTCAGCCGCTCCACTTGAGCGTGCAGCGTCTCGGCCTCGGCACGGGCGCCCTCGAGCTGCCGAGCGAGGTCGGTGGCCTGCGAGAGCGCCGCGTTGCGGTCGGCGGCCAGGATGCGCAGGTCGGTGTCTAGTCGCTCCAGATGTTCGTCGACCTGGGCACGGTTGTAGCCGCCGCGCCGGACTGTCTCGAAGCCGGAGCCCAACGGGAGAAGATCACGGTCGTCAGCGAGGCCCATGGTTGTCACGCTACCTGCCCAGTACGGTGAATCCGGGATGACTCTTGGTCAATGTCTACCCGGATTTCGCGATTCTGCTCACCATGTCCGCCGACCTGTTGACGGCGGCCCGTTCGGCTTGCCGTTTCGGCGATCGCGAGTTAGTCGAGCGTGACGCACACGATATGGTCCACTGTGGATGCGGAGAGTAACCCGTCTGTGGTTCTCGGTCGGCTCGTCGGCGACCGGCATTCGTTCGAGGTGTCGTCCGCCCGTGGTCGGCGACGGCGGGTGCGCGAGCGGCGACGGCGGCATGCCGAGCGGTCGACGTCGGTCGTCCGGGGTCGCGGCATCAGCCGACCGGGGCGGTCGACTTCCACGATCGTGGGGATCGACCGCCCGATGTGGTGAGACGATCCGCATAGCGTCACCCTCGCGGGTGTCGACGGCCCGGCCGTTCCGCCGAATCCGGCGAGTCGAGTGCGTCCCGCCGTCGAAGCGACCGCCCCGACAGCGGCGGAGTCCCCGCGGGGCGGGATCAGGCCTCGGTCCCGGCCGCGGGCTGCACGAGCTCCACGAGCACGCCGCCCGCGTCCTTGGGATGCACGAAGTTGACCAGGCTGTTCGAGGTGCCGGGGCGGGCCGTCTCGTAGAGCACACGCAGGCCCTGTGCGCGCAGGAGTTCCGCGACGGTCTCGACGTCGGTCACCCGGTAGGCCAGCTGCTGAAGGCCGGGGCCGCCGCGCTCCAGGAACCGTGCGATGGGCGACTCCTCGTGCAGCGGGGCGAGCAGCTGCACGGCGGTGCCCTCTCCGTCGTCGCCGGGAGCCCGCAGCATCGCCTCCCGCACGCCCTGCGCCTCGTTCACCTCCTGGTGCACCGCGGCGAGGCCGAAGTGTTCGTGATGAAAGGCGATGGCGGCGTCCAGGTCGGGAACCGCGATCCCGACGTGATCGACCGCCGTGACGTAGGACGAGATCTCGCTGTGCATGGTCACCCAGCCTAATGACGCTCGACCGGGAAGCGGAGCCGCCGACGGGGTGTCGTCCGCCTGCCGCGGCGAGCGAGACCCCCGGCGGCACGGGTCTCCCGTCACGATCACGTCCCTGCCCTCGCCGGTACTCGCGGCCCGATCGCGGTCCTCTCAGGCCTGTTCCGTGCGCCGCGGTCGTCACCGCGCGATCCGGACCCGCACCGCCGCCGGCGCGGTCGCGACGAGAACCCGGCGCCGCCCGTCCCGATCGATCACGACCTCACGATCGCGACCGGCCCACCTGTCGCAGCCGCGCGGCGGGCGTCGGTGAACTACGGTTCCGCCGTGACCTTCTCGATCGTTGCCAGAGACTCGACCACCGGTGAGCTGGGCGCGGCCGTGGCGGGCTGCGTGCTCGCGATCGGAGCCAGGGCGATCGTCGTGGAGCCGGGTGTGGCGGCCGTGGCGGCGCTGGCAGCGGGCGGCACCGCCGAACAGCGGTTGATCATCGATCGGATCGCGTCCGGAGCACATCCGGAGCAGGCCCTCTCGCACGCCGCACCCGGCGCCGAGGTCCAGTGCGGCGCCGTCGGCAGGGACGGCGCCGCGACCGGACCGGTGGAGACGCCCCCGCGTACGCGACCGGCCTCGCGGAGGAGCACTACGCCGTGCAGGGCAACCTGCTCGCGCTGCCGAGCGTGTGCGAGGCGATGTCGGAGACGTTCCTGGACACCACCGGCCCGTTGGCGCGGCGGCTGCTCGCCGCCCTGCGCGCCGGGCAGCAGGCGGGCGGCGACGTCCGAGGTCAGCAGTCGGCGGGCCTGGTGGTCCGGAGTCCGGACGGCGCCGAGGTGCTGCCGCTCGACCTGCGCGTCGACGACCACCGTGATCCACTGCGCGAGCTGAGCAGGCTGCTCGACGTCCACCGCGCCCACGACCTGCTCGCCTCCAACGTCAACCGCCTGCACGAGGACCCCGACCTGGCACGACGGCTCGTCGACGCGGCCGAGCGGATTCCCGGTGACGCCCTGCTGACCGGCTGGGCGGCGGTCGGCGCGGTGACCCACGACTTCGCCGAGGCCCCGATCCTGGCCGCGGCCGCCGATCTCCTCTCGCCGACCTTCACCGCCTGGTGTGCGCATCAGGCCTCGCTCGGCGGGCCGCTGACGCCTGCCTGGCGGAGCCTCGGCGCGGTGGGCTGAGGCCCGCGCCACCACGAGCGGTGCCGGGCGCTCCCGGCTCGGCGGCGGCCCGGCCGCATCGGCCGCGCGGCGGGCCGCGTCCACACCACGTGGCCGCGTCGGCCGGCCAGCTCCAGCGCCGGATCGCCCGCGGCTCGCGAAGCGGGCCTACCCGGCCCGGGACGGCGTGGCTCCGGTGGGACGGACGACGGAACACGATGATCTCGCGGACAGGGACTCCGATGATCGGGTACCGCCGGGTAGGGTCCGAACCGAGCCGATGTCACCGCATCCCGCTCGCCATCTCTCCCTCACACGCAAGGAGACAGTCGTGACCGGTTCCGTCATCGTCGCCGGGGCCAGGACGCCGATCGGGCGCCTGCTCGGATCGCTCAAGGACTTCTCTGCCGCCTCGCTCGGCGGCCTCGCCGTGAAGGCCGCGCTGGACCGCGCGGGTGTGACCCCCGACCAGGTCGAGTACGTGATCATGGGTCAGGTGCTCACCGCCGGAGCGGGGCAGATCCCGGCGCGACAGGCCGCCGTCGCCGCGGGAATCCCGATGACCGTGCCCGCGCTGACCGTGAACAAGGTGTGTCTGTCCGGCCTGAACGCCATCGCGCTGGCCGACCAGCTCATCCGGGCAGGCGAGTGCGACGTGATCGTCGCGGGCGGGCAGGAGTCCATGAGTCAGGCGCCGCACCTGCTGCCCGGGTCGCGATCCGGCTTCAAGTTCGGTGACGTCCAGCTCGTCGACCACATGGCCCATGACGGATTGTTCTGCGCGTTCGACCAGGTCGCGATGGGTCTCTCCACGGAGAAGCACAACGCGCGCCACGAGCTGACCAGGGACGAGCAGGACGCCTTCGCGGCCCGGTCGCATCAGACCGCCGACGCCGCGGCACGTCGAGGGGTGTTCGCCGAGGAGATCGTCCCGGTGGAGATCCCGCAGCGTAAGGGCGACGCGGTGGTCTTCGACGCCGACGAGGGCATTCGGGGCGACACGACCGTCGACACGCTGGCACGCCTGCGACCCGCGTTCGCCGCCGACGGCACCATCACCGCGGGCTCCTCCTCCCAGATCTCCGACGGCGCCGCGGCCGTCGTGGTGATGAGCAAGGCGAAGGCCGAGGAACTCGGACTGGAGTGGATCGCCGAGATCGGCGCGCACGGCATGGTCGCCGGCCCGGACACCAGCCTTCAGGAGCAGCCGTCGAACGCCATCGCCGCGGCCTGCGCGAAGGCGGGCGTCGACCCGACCGAGTTGGATCTGGTGGAGGTCAACGAGGCCTTCGCCGCCGTCGGCATCGTGTCTACCCGGGCGTTGGGCGTGCCCGCCGACCGGGTCAACGTCAACGGCGGCGCCATCGCACTCGGCCATCCGATCGGCATGTCCGGCGCGCGGCTCGTCCTGCATCTCGCTCTGGAGCTGCGCAGACGCGGGGGCGGGGTCGGGGCGGCAGGCCTGTGCGGCGGCGGCGGCCAGGGCGACGCGCTGCTGCTGCGCGTGCCGAAGGCGTAGGCCGCTCATGACGCGCGGTATGACGGTGTCCGAGCTGGTCCGCAGAGCCAGGGACGGACAGCCTCGAGCGTTGGGCCGGCTCATCTCGCTGGTGGAGGACGGAAGCCCCTCGCTGGCAGAGGTGGCGGCCTCCCTCGCCCCGCACACGGGGCGAGCACAGGTCGTCGGCCTGACCGGGCCGCCGGGAGTCGGCAAGTCCACCTCCACCTCGGCGCTGGTCAAGGCGCTGCGTGCCTCGGGACGGCGCGTCGGGGTGCTCGCCGTGGACCCCTCCTCGCCGTTCTCGGGCGGTGCGCTGCTCGGTGACCGGGTGCGGATGCAGGAGCACGCGACCGACGACGGCGTCTTCATCCGCTCGATGGCCACCCGAGGGCACCTGGGCGGGCTGGCGTGGTCCACCCCGCAGGCTTTGCGGGTGCTCGACGCCGCGGGCTTCGACGTGGTCCTCATCGAGACGGTCGGCGTCGGACAGTCGGAGGTCGATGTCGTGTCGCTGGCCGACACGACGCTGGTCCTGCTCGCTCCCGGAATGGGGGACGGCATCCAGGCGGCCAAGGCGGGCATCCTGGAGGTGGCCGACGTGTTCGTGGTGAACAAGGCCGACCGCGAGGGCGCCGACCAGACGGTGCGCGAGCTGAAGTACATGATCTCGCTGGGCAGGCGGGAGAAGGAGGGGCCCAGCTGGCGGACGCCGATCGTGCGGACCGTCGCGGCCAGGAGCGAGGGCGTGGACGAGGTCGTCGCGGCCATCGCCGGCCACCGGGACTGGATGGTCGAACACGGCGAGCTGGACGCGCGACGGGTGCGGCGGGCCGAGAACGAGATCCAGGCGGTGACGGCGGCCCGGCTCCGTGCCGAGATGGGCGAGCTGCGGGGCGGGGCCGTCCTGGAGAAGCTCGCCAGACGTGTCGTCGACGGCCGGAGCGACCCCTACTCCGCCGCCGAGGAGCTGATCACCGAGTTGCGCGGCTGAGTCGACTCCGACGACCCTGGGCCGCGGAGCCGGCCTCGGCGCGACACCGGCGAGCACGTGCGCGGCGACCTCGGCGCCCCGGTCCGACCTCGGCCCGCGCCGCGTTCGGCGGGCACGCTCGGACGTCCGCTGACCGGGGTCGCCTACGTCGGCGGGTCCGGCTCTCGCCACGGTCGGAAGGCGGGCCCGAGGCTGTCCAGCGGGTCGGCCGTGGTCAGCAGCGGATCGGTGAGCGCGAAGGTGCGGGCGGCCCCCGGTCCCGTCGTCTGGGTCTCGAACCGGACCGTCACCCGACCCACGCCTGCCCCCTGCACCCAGCCGTGGCCGAACTCGGGATGCGACACGTCGTCACCCGCTCGCCGGGCGATCGCCGCGCCGGTCGTATGGCCGCGCGGCCTGCCGCCGGGGTGATGTCCGCCTGGCTCCGCCCGCTCAGGGCCGTGCTCCGGCCCGAGGCCCGACACCGAGTCACTGCCGGCTGCCTGCCCGGCGGTCTCGGCGGCGGGCTCGACGCCCGCGGGGGCGGTCTCGACGGGGACGTCGGCGACGGTCACGTCCGGCGGCTCGGCGTCGTCAGGCCCCGGTTCCCACGCCGCGCCCGGCCACGACCGCCCGGTCGCGGCGCCGAACGCGCGGCGTGCCGTCGGACCGACCGACTCGAACAGCGGCTCCTGCTCGCCGACACTGAGGCCGGACAGGGAGACGCCCACCAGCCGTACCTGAGTCCCGGCGGGCACCGCGAGGCGGACCAGGCGCAGGGCCATCGCCGTCAACGTTCCCCGATCGGTCGTCGCGGCGTTGATCGTCTCGGACCGGCTGATGGTCGTGAAGTCGGCGTCCCGCACCTTCACCGTCACCGTCCGGGCGGCGCGGTGTGCCTTGATCAGACGGGCGTGCGCCGCCTCGGTCATGGACCGCGCCTCGTCGGCGAGTCGGATCGGATCGGTCAGGTTCTCCTCGAACGTCGTCTCGGCGCTCACCTGCTTGCTCTCGGAGCGCTCCGCGACCGGACGGTCGTCCCTGCCCTGCGCCAACGCGTGCAGTTCGGTGCCGACGGCCTGTCCGAGCAGACCCGTGACGTCGCCGAGGTCGAGGGCGGCGAACTCGCCCAGGGTCCGCACGCCGATGCGATGCAGCTTCGCCTCGGAGACCGGTCCGATGCCCCACAAAGCCCGCACCGGCAGGCCGCGCAGCGTCTCGCGCTCCTCACCCGGCGGGACGACCAACGCCCCGTCGGGCTTGGCGAGGTCGGAGGCGATCTTGGCCATGGTCTTGCCGCTCGCCGCGCCCACCGAGGCCACGAGGCCCAGCTCGTCTCTGATGCGCTCGCGCAGCCCTCGGATCTCGGCGGCGACCTCGCCCGCCGTCGCTCCCTGAAGTCTCGGCGGCTCGGTGAAGGCCTCATCGAGCGAGACGCGCTCCAGCACCGGGGAGAACTCCCGGAGCTGGGCGAACACCGCCTCGCTCGCGACGCTGTACACGCGGAACCTCGGGGGCAGCACCGTGGCGACCGGGCACAGCCTGCGTGCCTGGGCCATCGGCATCGCCGAGCGGGCGCCGTAGCGTCGGGACTCGTAACTGGCCCCGGCGACCGTGCCGCGCGGGCCGGTACCGCCGACCAGCACGGCCCGGCCCCGCAGGGTGGGCCGGGTGAGCTGTTCGACGGCGGCGAAGAAGGCGTCCATGTCGATGTGCAGCACCCACCGCGTCACCCGGCCATTCAAGCCCGTCAGACCGACGATCCCGCTCGGACACGCTCTCCGCCCCGCCGTGCGTCGCCGGTCCCGCTCGGGAATGCGCAAGGGGGCGGCCCGGCCCACCAGCGGCGCCGTTCTACAGTGACGGGCGCGTCGGGAGAGCACAGCTGCGATGGACGCCTTCCGGCGGCTCACTCGGTCGTCGCCCCGGCACGGCCGGGACTCGCCACGACGCACGCGAGAACCGCCGAGCGATGGAGGAAGACCGTGTTCGCCACGATTGCCGCCCGATTCCGCCTGGTCGCCGTCGCCGAGGCGCTGTCGTGGACGGGCCTGCTGATCGGGATGTTCTTCAAATACGTGGTGGTCAACACGGAGATCGGGGTCGAGGTGTTCGGCCCGATCCACGGTGCCTTCTTCGTCCTGTACGTGGCATCGGTGGTGCTGGTCCGGCGCTCGCTGAACTGGGACGCGAAGACGACGCTGTGGGCGTTGATCTCCAGCGTGCCGCCGTTGGGCACGGTGGTGTTCGAGCGGTGGGCGCGCCGGACCGGCCGACTCGAGGAGCCGACGCCGCAGGCTCGGGCCCAGGTCGTGAGCTGAGCCGCGACGCCTTCTCGATCGTGGCGGGTCAGTCCTCGCCGTCGGCGTCGAAGTCGCCCGCGGCCAGGCGGACCTTGGCGAGCAACGCGGTGAGCTGTGTCAGTTCGGCGTCGTCGAGGCCGGTCAGGCCGAAGCGCACCTCGGTGACGGCGGTGGTGGCCGCCTGCATCAGCTCGCGACCCGCCTCGGTGATGGCGACCAGGGTGGTGCGGCGGTCGGTCGGGTGCGGGGTTCGTTTGACCAGATCGTCCTTCTCCAACCGGTCCACGATGTTGGTCACGCTGGTGGGGTGCAGCTGGAGCCGCTCGCCCATGACACGCATGGGCAGCGCCCCCTGGCGGGAGAACGACAGCAGCACGAGCGCCTCGTACCGCGCGAAGGTGAGGTTGAGCGGGCGCAGTGCCGCGTCGGCGGCGGACTGAAGGATCTGCTGCACCCGCATCACACTGGTCACCGCGGCCATCGTTCCCGACGAGCCGATGCGGTCGGACCAGAGTCGGGCCGCACGGGCGATGGGGTCGAACGGTAGTGGTCGGTGGCCGGTCATGAGGATCGACGCTAGCAGCGTCTCGGCCCGGCGAGCGTGACGGCCGTACCGACGGGTAGCAACGCCGAGCGTGTCGGGCATCGTCCGACGGCTCGCGAATCCGACACGCCGGGGCACGGCGTGTCGTTCGCCGTGGTCAGCCGTGGCGTGTCCGTGTCGCTCGCAGGCGCGCCAGGGACGTCCGAGACAGATCGACGGGCGACACGGGTGTACTCGAGTGGAACCGACGCGATCTACTCGGGCGTGTCCGGGCGTGGGCGCCACCAGATCGGCGTCCCTTCATGACCCGGCCGTGGAAGCGCCGCAGCGCGGCGCGGAAGAGGAGCGTCACATGTTGATCGCGTTCAGCGTCAGCCCGGCGGGCGCCGGGTCGGACAGCGTCGGCGACGCCGTCGCCGAGGCGGTGCGGATCGTCCGCGACTCGGGCCTGCCCAACGAGACGAACGCCATGTTCACCCTCATCGAAGGGGAGTGGGACGAGGTGATGGACGTGGTGCGCCGGGCGACCGACGCGGTCCTGGCCGCGGCGCCGAGAGCCAGCCTGGTCATCAAGGCCGACATCCGACCGGGGCATGTCGGTCAGCTGCGGGCGAAGGTGGAGCGGGTGGAGGAGCGGCTGGCCGGGACCGACCCGTCCGTGTGAACGCCCGGTCGGGCCCGACGGCGACGCCGTGTGCGGCGGTGTCGCTGGGCGGGCCCTTCCCGGCGCTCCGGCCGGGCCCCGATCCCGACGATCTCCGGGGTCCTCGCCTCTCGATGGCCATCCGATAGTAGGACGTCCTACCATGGTGTCGTCGGCCACCGCCGACCGCAGGCCCAGATCCGGGGAGACAGCCATGCAGCAGGACACGCCGCGTAGGGGGACCCAGTCGGACAGCCGAGCAGACGGCGCGGCGGCCGACGGCGCCACGTCCGACACCCCGG
This genomic stretch from Actinoalloteichus hoggarensis harbors:
- a CDS encoding chromosome segregation protein; its protein translation is MGLADDRDLLPLGSGFETVRRGGYNRAQVDEHLERLDTDLRILAADRNAALSQATDLARQLEGARAEAETLHAQVERLSQPPTSLEGMSERLQRMLRLAQEEANEIRARAESDVAEIKAQSEAEIAELRNHYDRLITENENRRQEMETEHRTVLENANREAERTVTEARNEAGRLVADADRARKAADDEAEARRVKVDEDFEIAMSARRTDAMRALAEQEAHSKAEAERRVREATHEANRRLQEATGESHRRVREATEESNRRVSKAQNQVETLRKHRARLAEQVRSINALLADSLPLIQRFEEETDAPWPHFAPPAPQQQNQQAAAPQQNQASAASGAPVFDPPTQQLRLPDGPLASARPSEGTEAGAGGHTTILAKPTANAESTEVLRTDGAGASNETELSDAPGGSESGAPANQEITLRWSESSGGGTRIQEPVGTGSDPAAEEGVTAAPFTAQQEEQATATLPRPGSQT
- the mce gene encoding methylmalonyl-CoA epimerase, which gives rise to MHSEISSYVTAVDHVGIAVPDLDAAIAFHHEHFGLAAVHQEVNEAQGVREAMLRAPGDDGEGTAVQLLAPLHEESPIARFLERGGPGLQQLAYRVTDVETVAELLRAQGLRVLYETARPGTSNSLVNFVHPKDAGGVLVELVQPAAGTEA
- a CDS encoding acetyl-CoA C-acetyltransferase, yielding MTGSVIVAGARTPIGRLLGSLKDFSAASLGGLAVKAALDRAGVTPDQVEYVIMGQVLTAGAGQIPARQAAVAAGIPMTVPALTVNKVCLSGLNAIALADQLIRAGECDVIVAGGQESMSQAPHLLPGSRSGFKFGDVQLVDHMAHDGLFCAFDQVAMGLSTEKHNARHELTRDEQDAFAARSHQTADAAARRGVFAEEIVPVEIPQRKGDAVVFDADEGIRGDTTVDTLARLRPAFAADGTITAGSSSQISDGAAAVVVMSKAKAEELGLEWIAEIGAHGMVAGPDTSLQEQPSNAIAAACAKAGVDPTELDLVEVNEAFAAVGIVSTRALGVPADRVNVNGGAIALGHPIGMSGARLVLHLALELRRRGGGVGAAGLCGGGGQGDALLLRVPKA
- the meaB gene encoding methylmalonyl Co-A mutase-associated GTPase MeaB — protein: MTVSELVRRARDGQPRALGRLISLVEDGSPSLAEVAASLAPHTGRAQVVGLTGPPGVGKSTSTSALVKALRASGRRVGVLAVDPSSPFSGGALLGDRVRMQEHATDDGVFIRSMATRGHLGGLAWSTPQALRVLDAAGFDVVLIETVGVGQSEVDVVSLADTTLVLLAPGMGDGIQAAKAGILEVADVFVVNKADREGADQTVRELKYMISLGRREKEGPSWRTPIVRTVAARSEGVDEVVAAIAGHRDWMVEHGELDARRVRRAENEIQAVTAARLRAEMGELRGGAVLEKLARRVVDGRSDPYSAAEELITELRG
- a CDS encoding DNA polymerase IV, with product MTRWVLHIDMDAFFAAVEQLTRPTLRGRAVLVGGTGPRGTVAGASYESRRYGARSAMPMAQARRLCPVATVLPPRFRVYSVASEAVFAQLREFSPVLERVSLDEAFTEPPRLQGATAGEVAAEIRGLRERIRDELGLVASVGAASGKTMAKIASDLAKPDGALVVPPGEERETLRGLPVRALWGIGPVSEAKLHRIGVRTLGEFAALDLGDVTGLLGQAVGTELHALAQGRDDRPVAERSESKQVSAETTFEENLTDPIRLADEARSMTEAAHARLIKAHRAARTVTVKVRDADFTTISRSETINAATTDRGTLTAMALRLVRLAVPAGTQVRLVGVSLSGLSVGEQEPLFESVGPTARRAFGAATGRSWPGAAWEPGPDDAEPPDVTVADVPVETAPAGVEPAAETAGQAAGSDSVSGLGPEHGPERAEPGGHHPGGRPRGHTTGAAIARRAGDDVSHPEFGHGWVQGAGVGRVTVRFETQTTGPGAARTFALTDPLLTTADPLDSLGPAFRPWREPDPPT
- a CDS encoding DUF3817 domain-containing protein; the encoded protein is MFATIAARFRLVAVAEALSWTGLLIGMFFKYVVVNTEIGVEVFGPIHGAFFVLYVASVVLVRRSLNWDAKTTLWALISSVPPLGTVVFERWARRTGRLEEPTPQARAQVVS
- a CDS encoding MarR family winged helix-turn-helix transcriptional regulator, with translation MTGHRPLPFDPIARAARLWSDRIGSSGTMAAVTSVMRVQQILQSAADAALRPLNLTFARYEALVLLSFSRQGALPMRVMGERLQLHPTSVTNIVDRLEKDDLVKRTPHPTDRRTTLVAITEAGRELMQAATTAVTEVRFGLTGLDDAELTQLTALLAKVRLAAGDFDADGED
- a CDS encoding MTH1187 family thiamine-binding protein, with the translated sequence MLIAFSVSPAGAGSDSVGDAVAEAVRIVRDSGLPNETNAMFTLIEGEWDEVMDVVRRATDAVLAAAPRASLVIKADIRPGHVGQLRAKVERVEERLAGTDPSV